From Paenibacillus sp. PL2-23:
CGGCGCAGTCCTCCGGCAACGACGTCATCATCTATGACCCGCAGGACCCTGCCAAGGAAATTAAACGATTCTCATTCCCTCGCCAGCAGGTAGAGCCTTATCTCTGTCTGGCGGACTACCTGAAATCCGTGGAGAGCGGCGTGATGGACTACGTCGGCTTCCTAGTAGTGACTGCGGGAGAGGGCATTCGCGAGCTGGCCGGCGAATGGAAGGACAAGGGCGATTATCTTCGCTCCCATGCGCTCCAATCCGTTGCGCTGGAGGTAGCGGAGGGTCTGGCGGAGCGCGTCCATCATATGATGCGCGACATTTGCGGCTATCCCGACCCAGCGGATATGACGATGAAGCAGCGTCTCGGCGCGCGTTATCAGGGCATCCGCGTATCGTTTGGTTATCCGGCCTGTCCGAATCTGGAGGATCAGGAGCCGCTGTTCGAGCTGATGCAGCCTGCCGATATCGGGGTCGAGCTGACGGAAGGCTGCATGATGGAGCCTGAGGCTTCGGTGTCCGCTATGGTATTCGCCCATCCGGAGGCACAATATTTTAATGTAGAGAAGGTATAAGGCAACCGTAACCGAGCCTTCCGACAATCGATTCCGGGAATCGAGCGCGGAGGGCTCCTTCTTATCCTGGAAGCGAGGCGTTAAATAATGAAGTTGTGGTTTTTGGGAACCGGTGCCGGGAGACCGAATAAGCATCGGAACGTCACGTCGATCGCGCTTCAGCTGCCTGAGCCCGATTCAGCTTGGTGGCTGTTTGATTGCGGAGAAGCGACCCAGCATCAGCTTATGGAGATTCCGCTTAAGCTGAGCAAGCTGGACAAGGTGTTTATTACGCACATGCACGGCGATCACGTGTATGGATTGCCCGGTCTGCTCAGCACGCGCTCCTTCGATGGAGGCGTTACCCCGCTGACGGTATACGGCCCTGTCGGGCTTGCGGCTTACTTGGACACGGTATTCAAGCTAACGGGCACCAGTCTGGACTACGAGCTTACGATTCAGGAGCTTCAAGAGACTCACGGTACGATTTGCGTCGATGAGACGATAACCGTAGAAGCGGGTCCGCTTCGGCACCGCGTGCCCTGCTTTGGCTACCGGGTCGTGGAAGCCGATGCACCGGGCCCGCTGCTGGCGGAGAAGGCCAAAGCGCTGGGCGTCTCGCAGGGACCGATGTTCGGGAAGCTGAAGGGCGGCGAGGCGGTAACATTGGCAAACGGCAAGGTTGTTCAGCCAAGCGAGGTTACGGATGGCGTATGGGAGGGACGGATTGTTACGCTGTTAGGCGATACCAGCCCCTGCGCAATGGCGCTCACGCTGGGCGCTCAAGCGGATGTCCTCGTACATGAAGCAACGTTTGCCGCAGGGCTGGAGGAGAAAGCGCATGAATTCGGCCATTGCACGACAATCGAAGCGGCTTACGCTGCACGAGACGCAGGGGCGAGACGGCTGGTCATGACCCACTTCAGCGGCAGATATGCCAATGAGGAGCTTGAGCGCTTGGAGACTGAGGCAGCCGCCGTGTTCCCCAATGTGACTGCCGCGAAGGACCTCAGCTCATTGGAGATTCCAAGAAGGCATAAGTCAAACGGCGAAACGTTGGTGTAACACGCCAAGGGCATTGCCGAGCGAACATATATTCTGTACAATATAGTTCGAATCCATATGGAATATCGGTTGGCAGCGGGAGAGCGGCAGAAGGGGGAGATGGCGATGAACAAGTGGACAGGACGAGCGTCCAGTCTGGAGGAGTGGCTGGAGCATCTTAGATCGAATCGTGAATTAATGGAGAACGTGACGCACTGGCGTACGCTGCCTTCCCGTGATGCCGTGTACGCTCCGCTGCCGGAGGATTTGGAGCCTGCGTGGCGGGAAGCGCTGCGTATGAGAGGCATCGACAAGCTATATTCGCATCAGGCGTCCGCATATGAGGCGGTCAGGCGGGGACACCATGTTGTAACAGTCACGCCAACGGCGTCCGGGAAGACGTTATGCTACAACCTGCCGGTCGTGCAGAGCATTCTGCAGAACGAGGAGGGACGCGCGCTTTATCTGTTCCCGACCAAGGCGCTTGCCCAGGATCAGGTTGCGGAGCTGCAGGTATTGGCTGATCTGATGGACAGCGGCATCAAGACCCATACCTATGACGGAGACACGCCGCCGACAGTCAGAACGGCGATTCGCAATTCGGGTCATATCGTGGTGACCAATCCCGATATGCTGCATTCCGCTATTTTGCCTCATCATACCAAATGGGTGAAGCTGTTCGAAAACATCAAGTTTATTGTCATCGACGAGGTTCACGCTTACAGGGGCATATTCGGCAGCCATGTGGCGAACGTGATTCGCAGGCTGAAGCGGATATGCCGATTCTATGGCTCAAGCCCGCAGTTCATATGCGCCTCGGCGACGATCGACAATCCAAAGGAGCATGCGGAGCGGCTGATCGGCGAGGCGGCGGTGCTGGTGGACAACAATGGCGCGCCGATGGGCGAAAAGCATTTTGTCATGTACAACCCGCCCGTTGTGAACAAGCAACTGGGCATTCGCCGCAGCAGCGTATTGGAGACGCAGAAGCTGGCCGCGATGCTGCTCAAGCAGGGTGTGCAGACGATCGTATTCGCCCGTAGCCGGGTACGCGTGGAGCTGCTGCTTACCTACCTGCAGGAGCTGATTCGCGATAAGCTGGACGCCAAGACGATCCGAGGCTATCGCGGCGGCTATCTGCCTAAGCTGAGGCGCGAGATTGAGAAGGGGCTGCGAACAGGAGAAATTCGCGGCGTCGTCAGCACAAACGCGCTGGAGCTTGGCATCGATATCGGGCAGCTGCAGGCCTGTGTCATGAACGGCTACCCCGGCACGATCGCAAGCACCTGGCAGCAATCCGGCCGCGCGGGGAGACGGCAGGAAAGCTCGGTCACCTTCCTGGTGGCGAGCAGCAATCCCCTGGATCAATATATGATACAAAATCCGGACTTCTTCTTCGCGCATCCACCGGAGCGGGCGCTTATCCATCCCGACAACCTGCTGGTGCTGATTGATCATGTGAAATGCGCGGCGTATGAGCTTCCCTTCCGGGAAGGCGAGACGTTCGGAGAGGAACGGCTTGAGGATATGATGGAGTTTCTGGTGGAGGAGAAGGTGCTGCATCACGCGGGAGGCCGCTGGTATTGGATGGAGCAGTCCTTCCCCGCGCATGGCATTTCCTTGCGTTCTGCGGCACAGGAGAACTTCATTATTATTGATAGGACAACAAGCGAGCATCGGGTGCTGGGAGAGGTTGACCGGTTCAGCGCGCCAACCTTGATTCACGAAGAGGCGATATATATTCACGAAGGCGTGCAGTTCCAGGTCGAGAAGCTGGACTATCCCGAGAAGAAGGCGTATGTCAGAGAGGTGGACGTCGATTATTATACCGATGCCAACCTGGCCGTGGAGCTTAAGGTGCTGCATGTTGACAAGGAGCAGGAGACAGGCGAGCTGCTGCGCCAATACGGTGAGCTGACCGTAAATGCCAAAGCGACGATTTTCAAAAAAATTCGGCTGCGCACGCATGAAAATATCGGCTCTGGGCCTATCCACCTTCCCGAGGAGGAGCTTCATACAAGCGGATATTGGTTCTCCTTCAGCGAGGAGGCGGCAGCCCGCAAGAGCAAAAACGAGATGCAGCACGCGCTGCTGGGCATCGCGAACGTTCTGGTGCATATCGCGCCGCTATATCTGATGTGCGATCCCTTCGACATCCGGGTCGTGCCGCAGGTGAAGGCGGTCCATTCGCAGCGCCCGACAATCTATTTCTACGACCGGTATCCCGGGGGTATCGGCCTTAGCGAACGCTTGTACGAGGTGCATGATGAGCTGATCCGCCATGCGCAATCCATGATTACAGCCTGCGTCTGCCTCAGCGGCTGTCCGGCCTGCGTCGGGCCGATCGAGGAGGTTGGCCTGCTCGGCAAGGAGCAGGCGCTTCAGCTGCTTCGCGAGGCGGGTGGATCGGCATGAGCGGTCTGCGTGAGCGTATGAATCGGTTGAAGGGAGCATCGGGGGAAGCTGTCCAATCGTCTGCCGATGACTCGCTGAGGCAAGGGCAGGCTGATGGGGCGGCGGAAGCTTCGGCGCAGCAGACTATTAGGGATGGCGAGGCGCTGCATCCCGGATTCGCGGCCTATGACGTACAGCTATGCCAGACAGAGTGGGGCTCTTATTTGGTTCGGAGAACCGTGTATCCGCTGGCCTATCGTCATGGCACACATCAGCTGGGTGAGCTCCTTGAAGCCGCTGCCGGGCTGGAGGCGTTCCATGAAGGGGCAGGCGCGCCTTCGGCGGAGAGCATTCTGTACCTCGATCTGGAGACGACGGGTCTTGGAGTCGGCGCTGGCAATGTACCGTTTATGATCGGAATCGCCTATAAGAAGAACGAAGCTTTTGTCATAGAGCAATCCCTAATTCGCCATCCCGCGGAGGAGTTTGCGATGCTGATGGATTTGCAGCACAAGCTTCGCAATTTCTCTTATTTGGCTACATATAATGGGAAGACGTTCGACTGGCCGCTGGTCGTTAATCGAATGATTATGAATGCCATCGGCTCTTCGCCTTGGCAGCCGCGGCATCTCGATTTTTTGCATCCTTCGCGATCGATATGGAGGAACACGCTTACATCCTGCAAGCTGAGCCATATTGAAGAGGAACGACTGGGGATTGAGCGCGAGAATGATGTGCCGGGCTCGCTTGCGCCACAGCTCTATTTTCAATTTCTGAGTGACGGTGACCCCGCGCCGCTGGAGGGTGTCTTCCGGCATAACGAGCTGGATCTGATGTCGCTCGCCTGCCTGTCTATTCGTTTCGGATTTCTACTGCAGGAGCAAATATTTCAGCGCATTCCTTATCCCGTTGAAGCGGAGGAGCTGGTCAGAACAGGCTTGTGGCTCAGCAGGATGGGACGCGCCGGGCTGCCGGAGGAGCTCTTCGCCCTTGTCGTCTCATCGGAAACGGCCCATTCTTCATCTTTGCTTAAGCTGGCGGCTGCCGATAAGAAAGCTGGAAATTGGGAACGTGCTGTGTTATTGTGGCAGAAAGCCATCGCACATGCGGGAGAACGGGAGCATGAGGATGCGGGGGAAGCCTGTGTAGAGCTGGCGATGTATTATGAGCACCGCGACAAGCGGCTGGAGACGGCTCTCGCATTCGCGAACGGG
This genomic window contains:
- the rnz gene encoding ribonuclease Z — encoded protein: MKLWFLGTGAGRPNKHRNVTSIALQLPEPDSAWWLFDCGEATQHQLMEIPLKLSKLDKVFITHMHGDHVYGLPGLLSTRSFDGGVTPLTVYGPVGLAAYLDTVFKLTGTSLDYELTIQELQETHGTICVDETITVEAGPLRHRVPCFGYRVVEADAPGPLLAEKAKALGVSQGPMFGKLKGGEAVTLANGKVVQPSEVTDGVWEGRIVTLLGDTSPCAMALTLGAQADVLVHEATFAAGLEEKAHEFGHCTTIEAAYAARDAGARRLVMTHFSGRYANEELERLETEAAAVFPNVTAAKDLSSLEIPRRHKSNGETLV
- a CDS encoding DEAD/DEAH box helicase, whose protein sequence is MNKWTGRASSLEEWLEHLRSNRELMENVTHWRTLPSRDAVYAPLPEDLEPAWREALRMRGIDKLYSHQASAYEAVRRGHHVVTVTPTASGKTLCYNLPVVQSILQNEEGRALYLFPTKALAQDQVAELQVLADLMDSGIKTHTYDGDTPPTVRTAIRNSGHIVVTNPDMLHSAILPHHTKWVKLFENIKFIVIDEVHAYRGIFGSHVANVIRRLKRICRFYGSSPQFICASATIDNPKEHAERLIGEAAVLVDNNGAPMGEKHFVMYNPPVVNKQLGIRRSSVLETQKLAAMLLKQGVQTIVFARSRVRVELLLTYLQELIRDKLDAKTIRGYRGGYLPKLRREIEKGLRTGEIRGVVSTNALELGIDIGQLQACVMNGYPGTIASTWQQSGRAGRRQESSVTFLVASSNPLDQYMIQNPDFFFAHPPERALIHPDNLLVLIDHVKCAAYELPFREGETFGEERLEDMMEFLVEEKVLHHAGGRWYWMEQSFPAHGISLRSAAQENFIIIDRTTSEHRVLGEVDRFSAPTLIHEEAIYIHEGVQFQVEKLDYPEKKAYVREVDVDYYTDANLAVELKVLHVDKEQETGELLRQYGELTVNAKATIFKKIRLRTHENIGSGPIHLPEEELHTSGYWFSFSEEAAARKSKNEMQHALLGIANVLVHIAPLYLMCDPFDIRVVPQVKAVHSQRPTIYFYDRYPGGIGLSERLYEVHDELIRHAQSMITACVCLSGCPACVGPIEEVGLLGKEQALQLLREAGGSA
- a CDS encoding ribonuclease H-like domain-containing protein, whose amino-acid sequence is MSGLRERMNRLKGASGEAVQSSADDSLRQGQADGAAEASAQQTIRDGEALHPGFAAYDVQLCQTEWGSYLVRRTVYPLAYRHGTHQLGELLEAAAGLEAFHEGAGAPSAESILYLDLETTGLGVGAGNVPFMIGIAYKKNEAFVIEQSLIRHPAEEFAMLMDLQHKLRNFSYLATYNGKTFDWPLVVNRMIMNAIGSSPWQPRHLDFLHPSRSIWRNTLTSCKLSHIEEERLGIERENDVPGSLAPQLYFQFLSDGDPAPLEGVFRHNELDLMSLACLSIRFGFLLQEQIFQRIPYPVEAEELVRTGLWLSRMGRAGLPEELFALVVSSETAHSSSLLKLAAADKKAGNWERAVLLWQKAIAHAGEREHEDAGEACVELAMYYEHRDKRLETALAFANGALERWRLGRGYGRPGAKLAAELAALQNRVSRLVRKLELERARKKA